A single genomic interval of Armatimonadota bacterium harbors:
- the queC gene encoding 7-cyano-7-deazaguanine synthase QueC yields MSRRAVVLLSGGLDSTTTLAIAKNEGFEPYALTFRYGQRHACEIDAARRIAVQLGAAQHVVAEIDLREFGGSALTDDIDVPKGRDTAAMADGIPITYVPARNTVFLSFALAWAEVLGASDIFIGVNALDYSGYPDCRPEFIEAYQAMANLATRAGVKGGSRLTIHTPLIQMSKADIIRTGLSLGVDYAGTSSCYDPSPDGAACGECDSCLLRKKGFTEAGLPDPTRYSSGEDE; encoded by the coding sequence ATGTCAAGGCGCGCAGTCGTACTGCTTAGCGGCGGGCTGGATTCTACAACGACGCTTGCGATCGCGAAGAACGAGGGGTTCGAGCCGTACGCTCTGACGTTTCGGTACGGGCAGCGCCACGCGTGTGAGATTGACGCGGCGCGACGCATCGCCGTGCAGTTGGGTGCGGCACAACATGTTGTCGCAGAAATCGATCTGCGCGAATTCGGTGGATCCGCCCTCACCGACGATATCGACGTGCCCAAGGGGCGTGATACCGCCGCGATGGCGGACGGCATCCCGATCACGTACGTGCCGGCCCGCAACACCGTGTTTCTCTCCTTTGCGCTGGCCTGGGCGGAGGTCCTTGGGGCCTCGGACATCTTCATCGGGGTGAACGCGTTGGACTACTCCGGTTACCCTGACTGCCGACCCGAGTTCATCGAGGCGTATCAGGCGATGGCGAACCTTGCCACGCGCGCAGGTGTCAAGGGGGGCTCGCGGCTGACCATCCATACACCCCTTATCCAGATGAGCAAGGCGGATATCATCCGCACCGGCCTTTCACTAGGTGTGGACTACGCGGGTACCAGCTCATGCTATGACCCATCCCCAGATGGCGCCGCCTGTGGAGAGTGTGACTCGTGTCTGCTCCGCAAGAAGGGGTTCACGGAGGCCGGACTTCCAGACCCGACGCGTTACAGCAGCGGTGAGGACGAATGA